One genomic segment of Bacteroides caccae includes these proteins:
- a CDS encoding N-acetylmuramoyl-L-alanine amidase: MRAISLIVVHCSATREDKSFTEHDLDVCHRRRGFNGVGYHFYIRKNGDIKSTRPLERIGAHARGFNSESIGICYEGGLDSEGHPKDTRTPWQKHSLRVLILTLLRDYPGCRVCGHRDLSPDLNGNGEIEPEEWIKACPCFDAEKCWSEE; the protein is encoded by the coding sequence ATGAGAGCTATCAGTCTGATCGTTGTCCACTGTTCCGCCACTCGTGAGGACAAGAGTTTCACCGAGCACGACCTGGACGTTTGCCACCGTCGTCGTGGTTTCAACGGTGTGGGGTATCATTTTTATATTCGCAAGAATGGGGACATCAAATCGACCCGTCCTCTCGAACGCATCGGTGCGCACGCCCGTGGCTTCAACAGTGAAAGTATCGGTATCTGCTATGAGGGCGGTCTGGACAGCGAGGGACATCCCAAAGACACCCGGACACCGTGGCAGAAACATTCTTTGCGTGTGCTTATCCTGACGTTATTGAGGGATTATCCCGGATGTCGTGTCTGCGGACATCGTGACCTGAGTCCCGACCTCAACGGCAACGGTGAGATTGAACCGGAGGAATGGATCAAGGCTTGTCCTTGCTTCGACGCCGAAAAGTGTTGGAGCGAAGAGTAA
- a CDS encoding HU family DNA-binding protein, whose product MDVLVERYQRRKYVNQEDAPMLYYIRQKAGNVRVMDVDTMAAAIESKSSLTAGDVKHTIEAFVEQLRLSLTQGDKVKIDGLGTFHITLTSDGTEVKKDCTVRSIRRVNVRFVADKALKLINSSHTSTQSDNNVVFALGGKGDGSDPDEGGSGSGSGGSGEEKPGGGGVTPDPSV is encoded by the coding sequence ATGGATGTATTAGTAGAACGCTATCAGCGTAGGAAGTATGTGAATCAGGAGGATGCTCCGATGTTGTATTACATTCGCCAGAAAGCCGGCAATGTAAGAGTCATGGATGTCGATACAATGGCTGCCGCCATTGAAAGCAAGTCGTCGCTTACGGCAGGGGATGTGAAGCATACCATTGAAGCATTTGTGGAGCAGTTGCGGTTGTCGCTTACTCAGGGCGATAAAGTGAAAATCGACGGGTTGGGAACGTTTCATATCACCTTGACCAGTGACGGTACGGAGGTGAAGAAGGATTGCACGGTACGTAGTATCCGCCGTGTCAATGTCCGTTTCGTTGCCGATAAGGCGCTGAAGTTAATCAATTCGAGCCACACGAGTACGCAGAGCGATAATAATGTGGTGTTCGCATTGGGTGGTAAAGGCGACGGCAGCGATCCGGACGAGGGTGGTTCGGGTAGCGGCTCCGGAGGTTCGGGTGAGGAGAAACCGGGCGGAGGCGGAGTGACACCGGACCCGTCAGTATAA
- the dnaB gene encoding replicative DNA helicase, giving the protein MQPHAPELEEAVIGACLIEQEALPLIADKLRPEMFYDDHHQLIFAALMAMYHAGKKIDILTVKEELARRGNLDAIGGPYAIVQLSSKVASSAHIEYHAQIIHQKYLAREMVVGFNKLLICAMDETIDIDDTLIDAHNLLDRLEGESGHNAHIRDMETLMADTMEEAERRIAKSVNGVTGIPTGLTELDKKTGGLQDNDLIIIAARPSVGKTAFALHLARHAALAGNAVAVYSLEMQGERLGDRWLMAACNINPYRWRNGIPNPQEVAEARTTASGLAQLPIYVDDSSSVSMDHIRSSARLLKSRKQCDMIIIDYLQLCDMSTKQVNRNREQEVAQATRKAKLLAKELHIPVVLLSQLNRESENRPGGRPELAHLRESGAIEQDADIVILLYRPAMLHIPTDRESGYPTEGLGVAIVAKQRNGETGNVYFGHNQSITKFYDYVPPMEYLNKYAK; this is encoded by the coding sequence ATGCAACCACATGCACCCGAACTCGAAGAAGCCGTCATAGGCGCCTGCCTGATAGAGCAGGAAGCGTTGCCGCTCATAGCGGACAAGTTACGCCCGGAAATGTTCTACGACGACCACCACCAACTGATCTTCGCCGCCCTCATGGCGATGTATCATGCCGGCAAGAAGATCGACATACTGACCGTCAAGGAAGAACTCGCCCGTCGCGGAAATCTGGATGCGATAGGCGGACCGTATGCCATTGTGCAACTGAGCAGCAAAGTCGCCTCCTCCGCACATATCGAATATCACGCGCAAATCATTCACCAGAAATACCTGGCACGCGAAATGGTTGTCGGCTTCAACAAGCTGCTCATCTGTGCCATGGACGAGACGATCGACATCGACGACACTCTCATAGACGCCCACAACCTCCTCGACCGTCTCGAAGGTGAATCCGGCCACAACGCCCACATCCGCGACATGGAAACCCTTATGGCGGACACAATGGAAGAAGCCGAAAGGCGCATCGCCAAGAGCGTGAACGGTGTCACCGGCATTCCCACCGGTCTGACGGAACTGGACAAGAAAACAGGTGGCTTACAGGACAATGACCTCATCATTATCGCCGCCCGTCCCTCGGTAGGCAAAACGGCCTTCGCCCTCCACCTGGCACGCCATGCGGCTCTGGCGGGGAACGCAGTAGCCGTGTACAGTCTCGAAATGCAGGGCGAACGCCTTGGGGACCGTTGGCTAATGGCCGCCTGCAACATCAACCCGTACCGGTGGCGCAACGGGATTCCCAATCCCCAAGAGGTAGCGGAAGCACGCACCACCGCCTCGGGACTGGCACAACTGCCTATCTACGTGGACGACAGTTCTTCCGTCAGCATGGATCACATCCGTTCGAGCGCACGGCTGCTGAAAAGCCGCAAGCAGTGTGACATGATTATCATCGACTACCTGCAACTTTGCGACATGAGCACCAAGCAGGTCAACCGGAACCGGGAACAGGAGGTGGCACAAGCCACCCGCAAAGCGAAGTTGCTGGCAAAGGAGTTGCATATCCCCGTCGTACTGCTGAGCCAGTTGAACCGTGAATCGGAGAACCGTCCCGGAGGTCGTCCGGAACTGGCACACCTGCGCGAAAGCGGAGCAATCGAACAGGATGCGGACATCGTTATACTCCTTTACCGACCGGCTATGCTGCATATTCCGACCGACCGCGAAAGCGGTTACCCGACAGAGGGACTGGGTGTGGCTATCGTTGCCAAGCAACGTAACGGGGAGACGGGAAATGTGTATTTCGGACATAATCAGTCTATTACAAAATTTTATGACTATGTTCCTCCAATGGAATATTTGAATAAATACGCCAAATAG
- a CDS encoding DUF4248 domain-containing protein — protein sequence MKKVKEIDDEDEWSIKGFKSFSIAAVEYFPEYTSTDAAIKRMRHDIENDAQLLADLKPTHYTHKTARLSPKQQCILFTTWGPPEIKLRGHDETPENQK from the coding sequence ATGAAAAAAGTCAAAGAGATTGACGATGAGGACGAATGGAGTATTAAAGGTTTCAAATCTTTCTCCATAGCAGCAGTAGAATACTTTCCGGAGTACACCAGCACTGACGCTGCAATCAAAAGAATGCGCCATGACATAGAGAACGACGCGCAATTGCTCGCGGACTTAAAGCCTACGCACTACACCCACAAGACCGCACGCCTCAGCCCCAAACAACAGTGCATACTTTTCACCACCTGGGGACCTCCCGAGATTAAGCTGCGCGGTCATGACGAAACACCGGAAAACCAGAAGTAG
- a CDS encoding putative DNA modification/repair radical SAM protein produces MNENVLAKLKILAESAKYDVSCSSSGTVRSNKPGMLGNTVGGWGICHSFAEDGRCISLLKIMLTNYCIYDCAYCVNRRSNDLPRATFSVSELVELTMEFYRRNYIEGLFLSSGVVRNPDYTMERLVRVAKDLRLVHRFNGYIHLKSIPGASRELVNEAGLYADRLSVNVEIPKEENLKLLAPEKDHKSVFAPMKYIQQGVLESKEERQKFRHAPRFAPAGQSTQMIVGATSESDKDILFLSSALYGRPTMKRVYYSGYVSVNTYDKRLPALKQPPLVRENRLYQADWLLRFYQFKVDEIVDDAYPDLDLEIDPKLSWALRHPEQFPVDINKADYEMLLRVPGIGVKSAKLIVASRRFSRLGFYELKKIGVVMKKAQYFITCKELPLQMATVNELSPQRVRSLLLPKPKKKVDERQLLLDFGE; encoded by the coding sequence ATGAACGAAAATGTCTTAGCTAAATTGAAGATACTGGCGGAGTCTGCCAAGTATGATGTTTCCTGTTCTTCCAGTGGCACAGTGCGTTCCAATAAACCGGGAATGCTGGGCAACACGGTGGGAGGCTGGGGGATATGCCACAGTTTTGCCGAGGACGGGCGATGCATCTCATTGCTGAAAATCATGCTTACCAATTATTGTATCTACGATTGTGCCTACTGCGTGAACCGCCGCAGTAACGACCTCCCGCGCGCCACGTTTTCCGTCTCGGAACTGGTAGAGCTGACTATGGAGTTTTATCGTCGCAATTATATCGAAGGCCTGTTCCTCAGTTCCGGCGTTGTCCGCAATCCGGACTATACCATGGAACGGCTCGTGCGTGTCGCCAAAGACTTGCGCCTGGTGCACCGCTTCAACGGGTATATCCACCTGAAAAGCATTCCCGGTGCCAGTCGCGAACTGGTAAACGAAGCCGGACTTTACGCCGACCGTCTCAGCGTCAACGTAGAAATCCCCAAAGAAGAAAACCTGAAACTGCTTGCACCGGAGAAGGATCATAAAAGCGTTTTCGCCCCGATGAAATACATCCAGCAGGGAGTATTGGAAAGTAAGGAGGAACGGCAGAAGTTCCGCCATGCTCCGCGCTTTGCGCCTGCGGGACAGAGCACGCAGATGATCGTAGGAGCGACCTCCGAATCGGATAAGGATATTCTTTTCCTCTCGTCGGCACTCTACGGGCGCCCGACGATGAAGCGTGTCTACTATTCCGGATACGTCTCCGTAAATACGTATGACAAGCGTCTTCCGGCATTGAAGCAGCCGCCTCTCGTGCGTGAAAACCGTCTCTACCAGGCGGACTGGCTGCTGCGTTTCTATCAGTTTAAAGTAGATGAGATAGTGGATGATGCGTATCCCGATCTCGACCTCGAAATAGATCCGAAACTCTCGTGGGCGTTGCGTCATCCGGAGCAGTTCCCGGTCGATATCAACAAGGCGGATTACGAAATGCTCCTCCGTGTGCCCGGCATCGGTGTGAAATCGGCGAAGCTGATTGTCGCTTCCCGCCGTTTCTCGCGACTGGGATTTTATGAATTGAAGAAGATCGGAGTGGTGATGAAGAAGGCACAGTATTTCATTACGTGCAAGGAACTGCCTCTCCAAATGGCGACCGTGAACGAGCTTTCGCCGCAACGGGTACGCAGTCTGTTGCTGCCGAAGCCGAAAAAGAAGGTGGATGAACGGCAACTGTTACTTGATTTTGGCGAATGA
- a CDS encoding TIGR03915 family putative DNA repair protein, whose amino-acid sequence MNVYLYDKTFDGLLTAVFDAYFRKTFPDALLSEGDALPLFCDDLHTVVTDEEKAARVWRGLQKKVSSSALGCLTQSWLSELPEVGILIFRYIRKAIDAPRSIETNFADPDVLRLAQIWKKVDGERVHIMQFVRFQKAADGTFFAAFEPQYNALPLTVQHFKDRFANQKWIIYDMKRRYGFYYDLQEVTLISFDDDSREAHLITGMLDESLMDKDEKLFQQLWKTYFKAICIKERMNPRKHKQDMPVRYWKYLTEKQKVVPLQIKTDF is encoded by the coding sequence ATGAATGTCTACCTCTACGATAAAACCTTCGACGGTCTGCTGACGGCTGTTTTCGACGCTTACTTCCGCAAGACCTTTCCCGATGCGCTGCTGTCGGAAGGAGACGCTTTGCCGTTATTCTGTGACGATCTGCACACCGTAGTCACTGACGAGGAGAAGGCGGCGCGTGTGTGGCGGGGATTGCAGAAGAAGGTTTCGTCTTCCGCGCTTGGCTGTCTCACGCAGAGTTGGCTGTCGGAGCTTCCGGAGGTCGGTATTCTTATTTTCCGTTATATCCGCAAGGCGATTGATGCGCCGCGCTCTATCGAAACGAATTTTGCCGATCCGGACGTCCTCCGGCTTGCACAGATTTGGAAGAAGGTGGACGGTGAGCGTGTGCATATAATGCAGTTTGTCCGTTTTCAGAAGGCGGCGGACGGCACGTTTTTCGCGGCTTTCGAACCGCAGTATAATGCTCTGCCGCTTACGGTGCAGCATTTCAAAGACCGCTTTGCCAATCAGAAGTGGATTATTTATGATATGAAACGCCGCTACGGTTTTTATTATGATTTGCAGGAGGTGACGCTGATTTCCTTCGATGACGACAGCCGCGAAGCTCACCTGATAACGGGAATGCTGGACGAGAGCCTTATGGATAAGGATGAAAAACTTTTCCAGCAACTTTGGAAAACGTACTTCAAGGCTATCTGCATCAAGGAACGTATGAATCCGAGAAAGCACAAGCAGGATATGCCTGTCCGGTACTGGAAGTATTTGACGGAGAAACAAAAAGTTGTACCTTTGCAGATCAAAACGGATTTTTAA
- a CDS encoding ribosomal maturation YjgA family protein → MKKRIFYIISFLVIFCIEVLIALYVCDNFVRPYIGDVLVVVLVYSFVRIFLPTGIPRMPFYVFLFACFIEVMQYFQLVETLGITNRAAKIILGSTFDWKDIACYAVGCVLIFLFERICQKSL, encoded by the coding sequence ATGAAGAAAAGGATATTTTACATTATCAGCTTTCTGGTAATATTTTGTATAGAGGTATTGATAGCTTTGTACGTATGTGATAATTTTGTCCGTCCTTACATTGGAGATGTACTGGTGGTTGTGCTTGTGTATAGTTTTGTCCGTATATTTCTGCCAACGGGGATTCCGAGAATGCCGTTCTATGTATTTCTTTTTGCCTGCTTTATAGAAGTGATGCAATACTTTCAGTTGGTGGAAACTTTAGGGATTACGAACCGGGCGGCAAAAATTATTCTCGGATCTACGTTCGATTGGAAAGACATTGCCTGCTATGCGGTGGGTTGCGTTCTGATTTTCTTGTTCGAGCGTATTTGTCAAAAGAGTTTATAA
- the galB gene encoding beta-galactosidase GalB: MNKHLKIAAALLVALPTLTFAQVRTEQTFEKGWKFTREDSKDFSQQTYDDTKWQSVTVPHDWAIYGPFSIENDKQKVAITQDGQKEALEHAGRTGGLPFVGVGWYRLNFEAPAFSSGKKATLIFDGAMSHARVYINGQEAGFWPYGYNSFHIDATPYLKAGEQNTLAVRLENETESSRWYPGAGLYRNVHLVINEDAHIPTWGTQLTTPVVKKDFARVNLKTRLDIPSGKAFTDYRIVTELKAPDGKVVASDEQQGTKYDEKIFNQHFVVDNPALWSPDSPALYSAVSKVYEGNTLKDEYTTPFGIRSIEIIPNKGFYLNGERTTFKGVCNHHDLGPLGGIANEAGIRRQIRILKDMGCNAIRTSHNMPAPELIRACDEMGMMIMSESFDEWKAAKLQNGYHKIFDEWAEKDLVNLIHQFRNNPSVVMWCIGNEVPDQWNGDRGPKLSRFLQDICHREDPTRPVTQGMDAPDAVVNNNMAAVMDVAGFNYRPHKYRTNYKKLPQQIILGSETASTVSSRGVYKLPVARRSMQKYPDHQASSYDVEHCGWSNLPEDDFIQHEDLPYCIGEFVWTGFDYLGEPTPYYTDWPSHSSLFGIIDLAGLPKDRYYLYRSHWNKDVETLHILPHWNWEGHEGEVVPVFVYTNYPSAELFINGKSQGKRTKDLSVTIDNSADSVSTANLKRQQRYRLMWMNTKYEPGTVKVVAYDKDGKPVAEKEMHTAGKPHHIELIADRSQIKADGKDLSFVTVRVVDKDGNLCPLADNTISFKVKGAGTYRAGANGNPASLESFQTPKMKVFSGMMTAIVSSSDKPGKITLEATGKGLAKGVLNIESK; encoded by the coding sequence ATGAATAAACATCTTAAAATCGCAGCAGCTCTATTAGTAGCTCTACCGACATTAACCTTCGCGCAAGTGCGTACGGAACAGACCTTTGAAAAAGGCTGGAAGTTTACACGAGAAGACAGCAAGGACTTCAGTCAGCAGACGTACGACGACACCAAATGGCAATCCGTCACCGTCCCGCACGACTGGGCTATCTACGGTCCTTTCAGTATCGAAAATGACAAACAGAAAGTCGCTATCACCCAGGACGGGCAGAAGGAAGCACTGGAACACGCAGGACGCACGGGCGGACTTCCCTTTGTCGGTGTAGGCTGGTATCGCCTGAACTTTGAAGCCCCGGCATTTTCTTCCGGCAAGAAAGCAACCCTCATCTTCGACGGCGCCATGAGCCACGCCCGTGTCTACATCAACGGACAGGAAGCCGGCTTCTGGCCTTACGGCTACAATTCGTTCCACATCGACGCCACTCCTTATTTAAAAGCGGGCGAACAGAACACCTTGGCCGTCCGTCTGGAAAACGAAACCGAATCTTCACGCTGGTATCCGGGCGCAGGCCTATACCGCAACGTTCATCTGGTGATTAACGAAGACGCCCATATCCCGACATGGGGGACGCAGCTCACCACGCCTGTCGTAAAGAAGGATTTCGCCAGAGTCAACCTGAAAACACGTCTCGACATCCCTTCGGGCAAGGCGTTCACCGACTATCGCATCGTGACCGAACTGAAAGCTCCCGACGGCAAAGTGGTAGCTTCCGACGAACAACAGGGTACGAAATACGACGAAAAAATATTCAACCAACATTTCGTGGTAGACAACCCTGCACTCTGGTCGCCCGATTCTCCGGCGCTCTATTCTGCAGTGTCCAAAGTGTATGAAGGCAATACGCTGAAAGACGAATATACCACGCCTTTCGGTATCCGTTCTATCGAAATCATCCCGAACAAGGGATTCTATCTGAACGGTGAACGTACCACATTTAAAGGGGTGTGCAATCATCACGACCTCGGCCCGTTGGGCGGCATTGCCAACGAAGCAGGGATCCGCCGCCAGATACGCATCCTGAAAGATATGGGTTGTAACGCTATCCGCACTTCCCACAATATGCCGGCTCCCGAACTGATCCGTGCGTGCGACGAAATGGGTATGATGATTATGTCCGAATCGTTCGACGAATGGAAAGCAGCCAAATTGCAGAACGGTTATCATAAGATATTTGACGAATGGGCGGAAAAAGACTTGGTGAACCTGATTCACCAGTTCCGCAACAATCCCAGTGTCGTGATGTGGTGCATCGGCAACGAGGTTCCCGACCAGTGGAACGGTGACCGCGGACCGAAGTTGTCCCGCTTCCTGCAAGACATCTGTCACCGCGAAGATCCCACCCGCCCCGTCACTCAAGGCATGGATGCTCCGGACGCAGTGGTGAATAATAATATGGCTGCCGTAATGGATGTAGCCGGATTCAATTACCGTCCGCACAAGTACCGGACGAATTACAAGAAGCTCCCGCAACAGATTATCCTGGGGAGTGAGACAGCTTCCACAGTCAGTTCACGCGGCGTGTACAAGTTGCCTGTCGCCCGACGTTCGATGCAGAAGTATCCCGATCATCAGGCTTCGTCATACGACGTAGAGCATTGCGGTTGGTCTAACCTGCCCGAAGACGACTTTATCCAGCACGAAGACCTCCCCTACTGCATCGGGGAATTTGTATGGACCGGCTTCGATTATCTGGGTGAACCGACACCGTACTACACCGACTGGCCCAGCCACTCGTCCCTGTTCGGTATCATCGACCTTGCCGGACTGCCCAAAGACCGCTATTACCTCTACCGCAGTCACTGGAACAAGGACGTGGAAACTCTCCACATCCTCCCGCACTGGAACTGGGAAGGACACGAAGGCGAAGTAGTCCCGGTATTTGTCTACACGAACTACCCGTCTGCCGAGCTGTTTATCAACGGTAAGAGCCAGGGCAAACGTACCAAGGACCTCTCCGTAACGATTGACAACAGTGCCGACTCTGTTTCAACAGCAAATCTCAAACGTCAGCAACGTTACCGCCTGATGTGGATGAATACGAAATATGAACCGGGGACTGTCAAAGTGGTCGCTTACGACAAAGACGGCAAGCCCGTTGCCGAAAAGGAAATGCATACCGCAGGAAAACCGCATCATATCGAACTGATAGCGGACCGCTCGCAAATCAAAGCCGACGGAAAAGACTTGTCATTCGTCACCGTCAGAGTAGTAGACAAGGACGGTAATCTCTGTCCGCTGGCGGATAACACTATCAGCTTCAAAGTGAAAGGCGCAGGAACTTACCGCGCAGGAGCCAACGGAAACCCGGCTTCACTCGAATCGTTCCAGACCCCGAAGATGAAGGTATTCAGCGGAATGATGACCGCAATCGTTTCTTCTTCGGACAAGCCGGGAAAGATCACACTGGAAGCTACCGGAAAAGGATTGGCGAAGGGTGTGTTGAATATTGAAAGCAAGTAG
- a CDS encoding ion transporter has protein sequence MKLKERIRDFLHDEKLKRKLYVIIFESDTPAGKLFDVVLIGCILVSVLLVIIESLKSIPSYLTTPFVIMEYLFTAFFTFEYLTRIYCSPRPRKYIFSFFGIVDLLATLPLYIGLLFPGARYLLIIRAFRLIRVFRVFKLFNFLNEGERLLTALRESSKKIAVFFLFVVILVTSIGTLMYMIEGTQPDSQFNNIPNSIYWAIVTMTTVGYGDITPVTGFGKFLSACVMLIGYTIIAVPTGIVSASMMKDYKRRRDKECPHCHRSGHEDNAGFCKYCGSSLNPKDEMQVKPEDEAKDNT, from the coding sequence ATGAAACTGAAAGAAAGAATCCGCGATTTCCTGCATGACGAGAAGTTGAAACGAAAACTATACGTCATCATCTTCGAATCGGACACCCCTGCGGGGAAGTTGTTCGACGTGGTTCTTATCGGTTGTATCCTGGTCAGTGTATTGCTCGTTATCATCGAAAGCCTGAAAAGCATCCCCTCCTACCTGACGACTCCGTTCGTCATTATGGAATATCTTTTCACCGCTTTCTTCACTTTCGAATACCTGACACGCATTTACTGTTCGCCCCGCCCACGGAAATACATATTCAGTTTCTTCGGCATTGTAGACCTGCTGGCTACCCTCCCGCTCTATATCGGCCTGCTTTTCCCCGGCGCACGTTACCTGCTCATCATCCGCGCTTTCCGTCTAATACGCGTATTCCGCGTATTCAAGCTGTTCAACTTCCTGAACGAAGGCGAACGGCTACTCACCGCCCTGCGCGAAAGCAGCAAGAAGATAGCCGTCTTTTTCCTGTTCGTCGTCATTCTGGTGACTTCGATCGGAACGTTGATGTACATGATAGAGGGCACGCAGCCCGATTCCCAGTTCAACAACATCCCGAACAGTATCTACTGGGCAATCGTCACCATGACCACCGTAGGCTATGGCGACATCACCCCGGTCACCGGATTCGGAAAGTTCCTTTCCGCCTGCGTGATGCTTATCGGCTATACGATCATCGCCGTACCGACAGGAATCGTTTCGGCCTCCATGATGAAAGACTATAAACGCAGAAGGGACAAGGAATGCCCCCACTGCCACCGCTCCGGACACGAGGACAATGCCGGGTTTTGCAAATACTGCGGCAGCAGTCTGAATCCGAAAGACGAAATGCAAGTAAAACCCGAAGACGAAGCCAAAGACAACACATAG
- a CDS encoding lytic transglycosylase domain-containing protein, with protein sequence MKKQIKINYILTLILVFCIGATIPTLIGSSQVNEQHSAKSEVPYCVTSPTVPAQVTFDGETIDLRRYDRRERMDREILAFTYMHSTTMLLIKRANRYFPIIEPILKANGIPDDFKYLMVIESNLNSIARSPAGAAGLWQFMPTTGREFGLEVNENVDERYHIEKATVAACKYFKQAYAKYGDWIAVSAAYNAGQARISSQLEKQLANHAMDLWLVEETSRYMFRLLAAKEIFSNPQRYGFLLKREHLYPPIPYKEVTVSTPINDLSEYAKKQGITYAQLRDANPWLRETSLKNRSGKSYVLHIPTQEGMHYDPKKTVAYNKHWVID encoded by the coding sequence ATGAAGAAACAGATTAAAATCAATTATATCCTTACACTTATCTTAGTGTTTTGTATTGGTGCCACCATTCCTACATTGATAGGCAGCAGCCAAGTCAACGAACAACATTCCGCCAAGTCGGAAGTGCCCTATTGCGTCACTTCGCCCACCGTACCCGCCCAGGTTACCTTTGACGGTGAAACGATTGACCTCCGCCGCTACGACCGCCGCGAACGAATGGACCGCGAGATATTGGCTTTCACTTATATGCACTCCACCACCATGCTTCTGATTAAGCGTGCCAACCGATACTTCCCTATCATCGAACCGATACTGAAAGCAAACGGTATCCCCGATGATTTCAAATATCTAATGGTGATCGAAAGTAACCTGAACAGTATCGCCCGCTCTCCGGCAGGTGCAGCCGGACTATGGCAGTTTATGCCCACCACGGGACGCGAGTTCGGACTGGAAGTGAACGAGAATGTGGACGAACGCTATCATATCGAGAAAGCTACCGTAGCTGCCTGCAAATATTTCAAACAGGCATATGCCAAATATGGCGACTGGATAGCAGTCTCCGCCGCTTACAACGCAGGACAGGCGCGCATCTCCTCCCAACTCGAAAAACAGTTGGCAAACCATGCCATGGACTTGTGGCTGGTAGAAGAAACTTCCCGCTACATGTTCCGGTTGCTGGCAGCTAAAGAGATTTTCAGCAATCCCCAACGTTACGGGTTCTTGCTGAAAAGAGAACATCTCTACCCGCCTATTCCTTATAAAGAGGTGACCGTATCTACACCTATCAACGACTTGAGCGAGTATGCCAAAAAACAAGGTATCACCTACGCGCAACTCCGGGATGCGAATCCCTGGCTGCGCGAAACGTCTCTAAAGAACAGAAGCGGAAAGAGCTATGTCCTCCATATCCCCACACAAGAGGGAATGCATTATGATCCCAAAAAGACTGTTGCTTACAATAAGCATTGGGTGATTGATTAA
- a CDS encoding DNA-formamidopyrimidine glycosylase family protein, whose product MIEAPEARILCRQLNETVRGKKITDVYTQFSPHKFAWFTGSSEEYAEQLSGKTIDHAQSQGGMVEITIGDKVLILTDGVNLRYLAPGSKLPAKHQLLIAFEDESCLVASVRMYGGLMCYDKDAADGVLSNYYLTARSKPQVMSDGFSPEYFLGLINADSAQKKSAKAFLATEQTIPGLGNGVLQDILYHTHIHPKKKISGLTDKERENLFYQIKETMNDIYHLGGRSTESDLFGANGKYVACLSKDTAGMACPRCGETIVKENYLGGSIYYCRGCQPLPPA is encoded by the coding sequence ATGATAGAAGCCCCCGAAGCCCGCATTCTCTGCCGGCAACTGAACGAAACGGTTAGAGGAAAAAAGATAACGGACGTGTACACGCAGTTCAGTCCTCACAAGTTTGCCTGGTTCACAGGCAGTTCCGAGGAGTATGCTGAACAGCTGTCCGGCAAGACGATAGACCACGCACAGTCACAGGGCGGCATGGTGGAGATCACCATAGGAGACAAGGTTCTCATCTTGACGGACGGCGTGAACCTGCGCTATCTGGCTCCGGGTTCCAAGTTACCCGCCAAACATCAACTGCTCATCGCCTTCGAGGACGAAAGTTGCCTCGTTGCCTCCGTGAGAATGTACGGCGGACTGATGTGTTATGACAAGGACGCTGCCGACGGAGTGCTCTCCAATTATTACCTGACAGCGAGAAGCAAGCCACAGGTCATGTCCGACGGTTTCAGCCCGGAATATTTCCTCGGACTTATCAATGCCGACAGCGCACAGAAGAAATCCGCCAAAGCTTTCCTTGCCACCGAACAGACGATTCCCGGACTCGGCAACGGTGTTTTGCAGGATATCCTTTACCATACACATATCCACCCGAAGAAAAAAATAAGCGGACTGACAGACAAAGAGCGCGAAAATTTGTTCTATCAGATAAAAGAGACGATGAATGACATCTACCACCTAGGCGGGCGAAGCACGGAAAGCGACTTGTTCGGAGCGAACGGCAAATACGTTGCCTGTCTCTCAAAAGATACCGCAGGCATGGCTTGCCCCCGTTGCGGAGAAACCATTGTGAAAGAGAATTATCTGGGCGGCAGCATCTACTATTGCAGAGGCTGCCAACCACTGCCGCCGGCGTAG